One window from the genome of Megalobrama amblycephala isolate DHTTF-2021 linkage group LG4, ASM1881202v1, whole genome shotgun sequence encodes:
- the lhx1b gene encoding LIM/homeobox protein Lhx1b gives MVHCAGCERPILDRFLLSVLDRAWHAKCVQCCDCKCNLTDRCFSREGRLYCKNDFFRRYGTKCGGCAQGISPSDLVRKARSKVFHLNCFTCIMCNKQLSTGEELYILDEYKFVCKEDYMNNSIGKDTNLLSVTTCSDPSLSPESQDPQDDFKDSETGHLSDKETCNNENDEQNLGGKRRGPRTTIKAKQLETLKAAFSATPKPTRHIREQLAQETGLSMRVIQVWFQNRRSKERRMKQLSALGARRHMFFRSPRRMRALGDRMEPGELMANGHFSFYGDYQGEYYGPGSNYDYFPQGPPSSQAQTPGDLGFMASSGPAGTPLGSMDHHHGAHHPSNETQCFSEMISHHPGDSPSPEPSAPTSIHSISTDMCDSTPPFTSLNSLSGNGYSNLSSEMNEGTVW, from the exons ATGGTCCACTGTGCTGGATGCGAGAGGCCTATTCTGGACAGGTTTCTGCTCAGCGTCTTGGATAGAGCCTGGCATGCGAAATGCGTACAGTGTTGTGACTGTAAATGCAATTTAACTGATAGATGCTTTTCAAGAGAAGGACGACTCTACTGCAAAAACGACTTTTTCAG GCGTTATGGCACTAAATGTGGAGGCTGTGCGCAGGGAATCTCGCCCAGTGATCTAGTTCGGAAAGCGCGGAGCAAAGTCTTTCACCTCAACTGTTTCACCTGCATCATGTGCAATAAACAGCTTTCCACTGGCGAAGAACTTTACATTCTAGATGAATATAAATTTGTCTGCAAGGAGGATTACATGAATAACAGCATCGGAAAAGACACAAACCTTCTGTCAG TTACTACATGCAGTGACCCGAGCTTATCTCCAGAATCTCAAGACCCACAGGATGATTTTAAAGACTCTGAGACTGGACACTTGTCAGACAAGGAGACCTGCAACAATGAAAACGACGAGCAGAATCTGGGTGGCAAACGTCGCGGCCCGCGAACGACTATCAAAGCCAAGCAGCTGGAGACACTGAAAGCTGCTTTCTCCGCCACCCCCAAACCTACCAGACACATACGAGAGCAGCTGGCGCAGGAAACAGGCCTCAGTATGCGAGTGATTCAG gTGTGGTTTCAGAATCGGCGCTCTAAAGAGAGGCGCATGAAGCAGCTGAGCGCGCTGGGCGCCAGAAGACACATGTTCTTCCGCAGTCCGAGGAGAATGAGAGCGCTGGGCGATCGAATGGAACCAGGAGAGCTCATGGCCAATGGACATTTCTCTTTTTATGGCG ACTATCAAGGTGAGTACTATGGCCCGGGGTCAAACTACGACTACTTCCCTCAGGGTCCACCGTCCTCTCAAGCCCAGACTCCAGGTGATCTAGGATTCATGGCCTCCTCCGGCCCAGCTGGAACCCCTCTAGGGAGCATGGACCACCATCACGGAGCACACCACCCCTCCAATGAGACACAATGCTTCAGTGAGATGATATCGCATCACCCAGGGGACTCCCCCAGCCCCGAGCCCAGCGCACCCACCTCCATCCACAGTATCTCCACTGACATGTGTGACTCCACTCCACCCTTCACATCCCTGAACTCTCTCAGTGGCAATGGATACAGCAATCTGTCTTCAGAGATGAATGAGGGGACGGTTTGGTAG